A window of Deltaproteobacteria bacterium contains these coding sequences:
- the pilM gene encoding type IV pilus assembly protein PilM — translation MGIFDKKELIGLDIGSSSIKAVELELGKKIPKLKHFGMISLPPEAIVDGAFMDSASIVESIRSLIEGLKVKTKNVAVSISGHSVIIKKINVAVMSEVQLEESIKWEAKQYIPFDIEDVNLDFQILDEPAGQDQMAVLLVAAKKDMINDYTAVIEEAGLRPVIVDVDSFAIENAYNLNYESPAEEVVALVNIGAGVMNINILKEGTSAFTRDISIGGRQITGEIQKRLKMTYEEAEALKVKERDSGPQSAEVEKIVQGIAEHLATEVRRSLEFYAASTSGGEIKKVFLSGGCAKIKMLPGLIEERIGTPVEVFNPFMQIDCNPEAFDPEYIKQIAPLTAVGMGLALRREGLK, via the coding sequence ATGGGGATTTTTGACAAGAAAGAATTAATCGGCTTAGACATCGGGTCAAGTTCCATCAAGGCGGTGGAGTTAGAATTGGGAAAGAAAATCCCAAAACTGAAACATTTCGGGATGATTTCCCTTCCTCCGGAAGCCATCGTGGATGGTGCTTTTATGGACTCGGCCAGCATTGTGGAATCAATTCGGAGCTTAATCGAAGGATTGAAGGTAAAAACAAAAAATGTGGCTGTTTCGATATCCGGACATTCGGTAATCATTAAAAAAATTAATGTCGCCGTCATGTCTGAAGTACAGCTGGAAGAGTCTATTAAGTGGGAGGCAAAACAGTATATCCCCTTTGACATCGAAGACGTAAACTTAGACTTCCAAATTTTGGATGAACCGGCCGGGCAGGATCAGATGGCTGTCCTTTTGGTGGCGGCAAAAAAAGATATGATTAATGACTATACTGCAGTCATCGAGGAAGCGGGTCTTCGCCCCGTAATTGTGGATGTAGATTCTTTCGCCATTGAAAACGCCTACAACTTGAACTACGAATCTCCCGCGGAAGAAGTTGTGGCCCTGGTCAACATCGGGGCAGGCGTTATGAACATCAATATTCTGAAGGAGGGAACTTCAGCGTTCACCCGCGACATCTCCATCGGTGGGCGGCAGATTACCGGGGAGATCCAAAAACGACTGAAGATGACCTACGAGGAAGCCGAAGCCCTGAAGGTTAAAGAAAGAGATTCCGGGCCCCAAAGTGCGGAAGTAGAGAAGATCGTCCAGGGGATAGCCGAACATCTAGCCACTGAAGTCCGAAGATCCTTAGAATTTTATGCAGCCTCTACTTCGGGGGGGGAGATTAAAAAAGTTTTTCTTAGTGGGGGATGTGCCAAAATTAAGATGCTCCCTGGACTGATTGAAGAGCGTATTGGAACACCGGTGGAAGTTTTCAATCCCTTCATGCAAATCGACTGCAACCCAGAAGCGTTTGACCCAGAGTATATCAAACAAATCGCTCCTTTAACAGCTGTAGGAATGGGATTGGCCTTAAGGAGAGAGGGCTTAAAATGA
- a CDS encoding PilN domain-containing protein, giving the protein MIRINLLPVRALKKKETTRQMLSVFFLSVGCVVLITLFFHISLSSRLNKVEAQITVYNEEIKQLKIDTKDVNKFKAEKEDLQRRLNIIYTLQRAKTGPVRVLDDMATSLPGRLWLTSLKEKDGKMELKGIALDNPTIAKFMINLEKSGVIKNVELIISQQLERKDVKLKEFTLTCNVQYGSSPSGPTS; this is encoded by the coding sequence ATGATTCGCATCAATCTGCTGCCGGTCCGAGCATTAAAGAAGAAAGAAACTACCCGGCAGATGCTATCGGTCTTTTTTCTGTCCGTGGGCTGTGTAGTTCTGATCACCCTTTTCTTTCATATCTCTCTTTCCAGCCGACTTAACAAAGTTGAAGCCCAGATAACCGTCTATAATGAGGAAATCAAACAACTGAAAATTGATACCAAAGATGTAAATAAATTTAAGGCGGAGAAAGAAGATCTCCAGAGACGCTTGAATATCATTTATACATTACAGCGGGCCAAAACAGGTCCTGTACGCGTGTTGGATGATATGGCTACTTCTCTTCCTGGAAGGCTTTGGTTAACCTCCTTAAAAGAGAAAGACGGGAAAATGGAACTGAAGGGTATCGCCCTGGATAACCCAACGATCGCTAAATTTATGATCAATCTGGAAAAATCAGGGGTAATCAAAAATGTAGAGCTGATCATTTCCCAACAGCTGGAACGGAAAGACGTAAAACTCAAAGAGTTCACCCTTACCTGTAATGTACAGTATGGAAGCTCGCCCAGCGGGCCCACTTCGTGA